In Halorhabdus rudnickae, the following proteins share a genomic window:
- a CDS encoding HalOD1 output domain-containing protein produces MTDEHRPADESTAPWHGRYLARWGDETPLYEAVTDAVSTVTGDARSAIASRYDRAHAFALSQLFGRDDAPPTPSTGVVKFPISECVVSVHSDGRLAVRLTDRGRNGVD; encoded by the coding sequence ATGACCGACGAACACCGACCCGCTGACGAATCAACAGCACCGTGGCACGGCCGCTATCTCGCTCGCTGGGGTGATGAGACACCGCTCTATGAGGCCGTCACAGACGCCGTCTCAACCGTCACCGGCGATGCCCGCTCAGCAATTGCTTCTCGATACGACCGGGCGCATGCCTTCGCGCTCAGTCAGCTGTTCGGCAGAGACGACGCACCCCCGACGCCCTCGACAGGAGTTGTCAAGTTCCCCATTTCAGAGTGCGTTGTTTCGGTTCACAGTGATGGGCGACTCGCGGTCAGACTCACTGATCGTGGACGAAACGGGGTTGACTAA
- a CDS encoding ABC transporter ATP-binding protein: protein MTAIKTSGLTKRYDGQPVVSDLDLSVEDGEVYGFLGPNGAGKSTTIDMLMDYTRPSTGTAIVLGMDARQDASTIHARTGILPDQFGVYGSLSGREHVEYILDANDASGDPETVLGRVGLGDAVDQRAGGYSKGMRQRLGLAMAIAGEPDLLILDEPFSGLDPYGVRLVREVATTERERGATVFFSSHVLDQVERVCDRVGLLAEGHLIAEGTPKELRDIAGVESHLRIETDGDDTALTAIRKIDGVERVSQAGGDIVVTCPRDLRYRILDVLEETGATIRSFDIDQGTIEDAFVEIANKQTA from the coding sequence ATGACTGCAATCAAAACGTCAGGGCTCACAAAACGCTACGATGGTCAACCCGTTGTTTCCGACCTCGACCTCTCTGTCGAGGACGGTGAAGTGTACGGGTTCCTCGGCCCGAACGGCGCTGGCAAATCAACGACCATCGATATGCTGATGGATTATACGCGGCCCTCTACAGGAACTGCAATCGTTCTCGGGATGGATGCCCGCCAGGATGCCAGTACGATCCACGCACGAACTGGTATTCTCCCCGATCAGTTCGGGGTCTATGGTTCGCTTTCCGGCCGTGAACACGTCGAGTACATCCTCGATGCGAACGACGCGAGCGGTGATCCCGAGACGGTTCTTGGACGTGTCGGTCTCGGTGACGCAGTTGACCAGCGTGCTGGTGGCTATTCGAAAGGGATGCGCCAACGTCTCGGCCTCGCGATGGCGATTGCTGGCGAGCCAGACCTGCTCATTCTGGACGAGCCCTTTTCCGGGCTCGACCCCTACGGAGTACGACTCGTGCGGGAGGTCGCCACCACCGAACGAGAGCGCGGGGCGACTGTCTTCTTCTCGAGTCACGTTCTCGACCAAGTTGAGCGTGTCTGTGATCGAGTAGGTCTGCTCGCCGAGGGCCATCTTATCGCTGAGGGTACACCGAAAGAACTCCGCGACATTGCCGGGGTCGAAAGTCATCTTCGAATAGAGACTGACGGTGATGACACTGCGCTAACCGCTATCCGGAAGATCGACGGGGTCGAGCGTGTGTCCCAAGCGGGTGGAGATATTGTTGTAACGTGCCCTCGCGACCTCCGCTATCGTATCCTTGATGTGCTTGAAGAAACTGGAGCGACTATTCGTTCATTTGATATCGATCAAGGTACCATCGAGGATGCGTTCGTGGAGATAGCAAACAAGCAAACTGCGTAA
- a CDS encoding TetR/AcrR family transcriptional regulator, which translates to MTIDSPEKTWSTAKEEIMEATYRALLEHGYADLSISRIADELDKSKAAIYYHYDTKDDLLAAFLEFAVDRFEETIKTETGDEPSEALEHVIEKLLPLRPGEEQRQLQEVLVALRSQAVTNEVFREQFTQIDERLAATIRGIVELGIDEGIFRDVDSSRVAEHILATINGAMYSRATTDREDATAAARVSLSSYINSELRRST; encoded by the coding sequence ATGACTATCGATTCACCCGAAAAGACCTGGAGCACCGCCAAAGAAGAGATTATGGAGGCCACCTATCGAGCACTGCTCGAACACGGCTACGCTGACCTGTCGATCTCCCGAATCGCTGACGAACTCGACAAATCGAAAGCCGCCATCTACTATCACTACGATACAAAAGACGATCTTCTGGCTGCGTTTCTGGAGTTCGCTGTCGACAGATTCGAAGAGACGATCAAAACAGAGACGGGCGATGAACCATCAGAGGCTCTTGAGCATGTCATCGAAAAGCTCCTCCCACTTCGGCCCGGTGAGGAACAACGGCAACTTCAAGAGGTGCTAGTCGCCCTCCGCTCACAAGCGGTGACGAACGAGGTATTTCGCGAGCAATTCACGCAGATCGACGAGCGACTGGCAGCCACCATCCGGGGCATCGTTGAGCTCGGCATCGACGAAGGCATCTTCCGTGATGTTGACTCCTCGCGGGTCGCGGAGCATATCTTAGCTACGATCAACGGTGCGATGTACAGTCGCGCGACGACAGACCGCGAAGACGCTACTGCTGCAGCTCGTGTGTCGCTTTCTTCGTATATCAATTCCGAACTGAGGCGTAGCACGTAA
- a CDS encoding PAS domain-containing protein, giving the protein MDRTETIRVLHVDDEPDFADLAATFLEREDDRFTVETATNAEDGLAVLSGFEADCIVSDYEMPGRNGIEFLETVRQTRPDLPFVLFTGRGSEEVASDAISAGVTEYMQKEGGTDQYTVLANRIANSVEQYRARQEAERTRKRLTELSESTTDCLWMFDRAWEELVFISGYEDVWNRPESAIRNDPQDFLNGVHPGDRDRIENAMERLSNGEQIDIEFRILRGDDEQGAAWMKGEPVFDEDGTVVRVVGFARDITDRREQHRRLETLIGNLPGIAYRCRNESEWPMEFVRGECEALTGYTTDAIESSDVSWGEDVLHPADADQLWERVQNAIEADRPFEVTYRIRTKDGTSRWMWERGQLVDSTVQDTEILEGFITDITERKRRERELERYEAYLEESTDIVTVLDTDGTIKYQSPAVTRILGYDPGKLVARDGFDYVHPEDVDEVRSAFETIVDEPDGTITVECRFRTAEDEWRWLEINGTNQLETDPINGIVTNNRDITDRKEHQQDLERTTTVLSTLIETLPVGVLAEDESRNVLATNEPLFELFDIPGRPADAVGTDCVQIAEDVSEQFVDPERFVEQIDELVSRDESAVTEELKLTDGRTIERTYQPIELSNEAGHLWVYRDVTERTKRRENLESVLDEMNDAIFVHPPDGSFTFVNRAAVERYGFTEDELLTMTPADLNATEDLQEVSERAREIMATGRSVFETELRTQSGETIPVEINATTVTFRGERSILSIARDITERKRAEREFRMTKERLNLAIEVTGLGVWDWDMLSDEVEYNTQWAEMLGYTLEEIEPHLDAWEKRVHPDDREAVQAALDGHIGGETDYYDTEYRIRTAEGDWKWVRDIGKVVERTSDGEPSRAVGIHIDITDQKRREQELQQQNERLNRFLSVISHDLRNPLHVASGRIELARETSDTDSLDEAADAVERSLALIDDLLTLAREGEQASDLEATDLGTTASRCWESVMTHDATLIVEAEQTIDTDPGRLKQLFENLFTNAVEHGSTSPDSQVRQDAVEHGGETVTVTVGDLDDGFYVADDGSGISEDDRDEIFDTGFSTGDERTGFGLSIVEEIVDAHGWEIRVTDSETGGARFEITDVETSDT; this is encoded by the coding sequence GTGGATAGGACCGAAACGATCCGAGTACTCCACGTCGACGACGAGCCGGATTTCGCCGATCTAGCCGCGACGTTTCTCGAACGCGAGGACGACCGATTCACCGTCGAGACCGCGACAAACGCCGAAGACGGGTTGGCGGTCTTGAGCGGGTTCGAGGCCGATTGTATCGTCTCCGATTACGAGATGCCCGGCCGGAACGGGATCGAATTTCTCGAAACGGTCCGTCAAACCCGTCCGGACCTCCCGTTCGTTCTCTTTACTGGCAGGGGATCCGAAGAAGTCGCCAGCGACGCTATCTCGGCGGGCGTAACCGAGTACATGCAAAAGGAAGGCGGCACGGACCAGTACACTGTCCTGGCAAATCGAATCGCGAACAGTGTCGAACAATATCGTGCCCGTCAGGAAGCCGAACGGACGCGGAAGCGACTGACGGAGCTCTCTGAAAGCACCACCGACTGTCTGTGGATGTTCGATCGTGCGTGGGAGGAACTCGTTTTCATCTCCGGCTACGAAGACGTCTGGAATCGACCCGAATCCGCGATCAGGAACGATCCACAGGACTTCCTGAACGGCGTGCATCCCGGCGATCGAGACCGTATCGAAAACGCCATGGAGCGCCTCTCGAACGGGGAACAGATCGACATCGAATTCCGGATTCTGCGTGGTGATGACGAACAGGGAGCGGCATGGATGAAAGGCGAACCCGTCTTCGACGAGGACGGGACTGTCGTCCGGGTCGTCGGCTTCGCCCGTGATATCACCGACCGGAGAGAACAGCACCGACGGTTGGAGACGCTGATCGGCAACCTCCCCGGGATTGCCTATCGGTGCCGGAACGAATCTGAATGGCCTATGGAGTTCGTGAGAGGAGAATGTGAAGCGCTCACCGGATACACTACCGATGCTATCGAGAGCAGCGACGTCAGCTGGGGCGAAGACGTTCTGCATCCGGCTGATGCAGACCAGTTGTGGGAACGTGTCCAGAACGCCATTGAAGCGGACCGGCCGTTCGAAGTTACCTATCGAATTCGAACGAAGGACGGCACCAGCAGATGGATGTGGGAACGCGGACAGCTGGTCGACTCCACCGTACAGGATACCGAAATACTAGAGGGGTTCATCACGGACATCACCGAGCGAAAGCGACGGGAACGTGAACTCGAACGGTACGAAGCCTATCTGGAAGAATCGACCGATATCGTCACCGTTCTCGATACGGACGGGACAATCAAGTACCAGAGCCCCGCTGTCACGCGCATTCTGGGCTATGATCCGGGGAAATTGGTCGCCCGGGACGGGTTCGACTACGTCCACCCCGAGGACGTGGACGAGGTCAGATCTGCGTTCGAAACCATCGTCGACGAACCAGACGGGACGATCACGGTCGAATGCCGGTTTCGAACGGCCGAGGACGAGTGGCGGTGGCTCGAAATCAACGGAACGAACCAGCTCGAGACAGACCCGATCAACGGGATCGTTACGAACAATCGCGACATCACTGACCGAAAGGAACACCAGCAGGACCTCGAACGGACGACGACGGTCCTGTCGACGCTGATCGAGACGCTCCCGGTCGGCGTTCTCGCCGAAGACGAATCACGGAACGTGTTGGCGACCAACGAGCCATTGTTCGAACTGTTTGACATTCCGGGGAGGCCGGCGGACGCCGTCGGCACAGACTGTGTACAGATCGCCGAGGACGTCAGTGAGCAATTCGTCGATCCGGAACGCTTCGTCGAACAGATCGATGAGTTAGTTTCGAGAGACGAATCCGCGGTCACTGAAGAACTAAAACTCACTGATGGCCGTACGATCGAACGCACCTACCAACCGATCGAACTGTCGAACGAGGCCGGTCATCTCTGGGTCTATCGGGACGTCACGGAACGGACAAAGCGGCGGGAGAATCTCGAATCCGTACTGGATGAAATGAACGACGCCATCTTCGTCCACCCTCCGGACGGATCGTTCACGTTCGTCAATCGAGCTGCTGTCGAACGGTACGGTTTCACTGAGGACGAACTTCTCACGATGACACCGGCAGATCTCAACGCCACAGAAGACTTACAGGAAGTTTCCGAGCGCGCCCGGGAGATCATGGCGACAGGCCGATCGGTGTTCGAAACCGAACTCCGCACGCAGTCCGGGGAGACCATCCCGGTCGAGATCAACGCGACAACGGTGACGTTCCGCGGCGAACGGTCCATCCTGTCGATCGCCCGTGACATTACTGAACGCAAACGAGCCGAACGTGAGTTCCGAATGACGAAAGAGCGGCTGAATCTGGCCATCGAGGTGACGGGGTTGGGTGTCTGGGACTGGGACATGCTGAGTGACGAGGTCGAATATAACACTCAGTGGGCGGAGATGCTTGGGTATACCCTCGAGGAGATAGAACCCCACCTCGATGCGTGGGAGAAGCGCGTCCACCCGGACGACAGAGAGGCCGTGCAAGCGGCACTGGACGGCCACATCGGGGGCGAAACCGATTACTACGACACCGAATATCGGATACGTACGGCGGAGGGTGACTGGAAGTGGGTCCGAGACATCGGAAAAGTGGTCGAACGAACGTCGGACGGTGAGCCGAGCCGCGCCGTTGGGATCCATATCGATATTACCGACCAGAAGCGACGGGAACAGGAATTACAGCAGCAAAACGAGCGCCTCAATCGATTCCTCAGTGTGATCAGTCACGATCTCCGGAACCCACTGCACGTCGCGAGTGGGCGTATCGAACTTGCACGGGAAACGTCTGACACTGATTCTCTCGACGAGGCGGCCGACGCGGTCGAGCGTAGCCTCGCGTTGATCGACGATCTCCTCACGCTTGCCCGAGAGGGCGAGCAGGCAAGCGATCTCGAAGCGACTGATCTCGGAACGACGGCCTCGCGCTGTTGGGAGTCAGTGATGACACACGATGCGACACTCATCGTCGAAGCCGAGCAGACGATCGACACTGACCCTGGCCGGTTGAAACAACTGTTCGAGAACCTGTTCACGAACGCCGTGGAGCATGGCTCCACGAGCCCTGACTCACAAGTTCGTCAGGACGCCGTCGAACACGGCGGCGAGACCGTGACTGTTACCGTGGGCGATCTCGACGATGGGTTCTACGTCGCGGACGACGGGTCAGGTATCTCGGAGGACGACCGCGACGAAATTTTCGATACCGGATTTTCGACAGGGGACGAACGGACCGGATTTGGCCTGTCGATCGTCGAGGAGATCGTCGACGCGCACGGATGGGAGATACGGGTGACAGACAGCGAGACCGGCGGCGCCAGGTTCGAGATCACCGACGTCGAGACGAGTGACACGTAA
- a CDS encoding DUF7575 domain-containing protein — MVQSSLRNNPLVAALLGMVVTGLGHLYLRRWLRAVGWLGVTIVTSVLFIPESTISAINSGTLGDPISILPIVLISAASALDAYLIAKSKLQTDGARAANTVGPTGDDESPACPACGKPFDPELGFCHWCTTEFEVVNVTELERPDENHSNRR; from the coding sequence ATGGTACAGTCCTCGCTCCGAAACAATCCACTGGTCGCTGCGCTCTTGGGAATGGTAGTCACTGGACTCGGCCACCTGTATCTCCGGCGTTGGCTCAGAGCCGTCGGATGGCTGGGGGTTACCATCGTCACTTCCGTACTGTTCATCCCTGAGTCGACGATATCCGCTATTAATTCGGGGACACTCGGTGATCCCATTTCGATCCTTCCGATCGTTCTCATTAGTGCCGCCAGCGCTCTCGATGCGTATCTCATCGCGAAGAGTAAATTGCAAACCGACGGAGCCCGAGCGGCCAATACTGTCGGGCCAACAGGAGACGATGAATCTCCAGCCTGTCCTGCCTGTGGAAAACCATTCGATCCTGAGCTCGGATTCTGTCACTGGTGTACGACCGAGTTCGAGGTTGTGAACGTCACCGAACTGGAGCGACCCGACGAGAACCACTCGAACAGACGATGA
- a CDS encoding M48 family metallopeptidase, protein MAVVGALLAGFYLVAVAAAIVAFGQGILPIAIVGSLLLVGAQYKIGKLAALRSVGAEDLSEQQNPHIHQFVEQVCRKKDLKKPSLKIANMGVPNAFAVGRRGNGTVVISKELIELLDRDELHGVIAHELAHIDSRDVITMQLGQGIASIVAIVAQYIVLFTGENDFADFFLAVIVGNIVQFIVTLFVLAISRYREYVADADAKGVIGRGEPLARALEKIQQGGQQAQASTRPVQHGRGSANRRGRGHGQSNRRSRNANIDKQVSALCISSPDRGFLQQIVSTHPPMEKRIQRLRS, encoded by the coding sequence ATGGCGGTCGTCGGTGCACTTCTCGCTGGATTCTACCTTGTGGCCGTGGCGGCAGCGATAGTCGCGTTCGGACAGGGTATTCTACCGATTGCCATCGTTGGTAGTCTTCTCCTCGTCGGCGCACAGTACAAGATCGGGAAGTTGGCCGCGTTACGGAGCGTTGGTGCAGAAGATCTGTCCGAACAGCAAAATCCCCACATTCACCAGTTCGTCGAGCAAGTCTGCCGTAAAAAGGATCTGAAAAAGCCGTCGTTGAAAATCGCCAATATGGGCGTCCCGAATGCGTTCGCAGTCGGTCGCCGTGGCAACGGGACTGTGGTCATCTCCAAGGAACTCATCGAGCTGCTTGACCGCGACGAACTTCACGGAGTCATCGCCCACGAGTTGGCCCACATCGACAGCCGAGATGTCATCACGATGCAACTCGGCCAGGGCATCGCCTCGATTGTCGCCATCGTCGCTCAATATATCGTGCTGTTCACCGGCGAGAACGACTTTGCTGATTTCTTCCTGGCCGTCATCGTCGGGAACATCGTCCAGTTCATCGTGACGCTGTTCGTGCTCGCTATCTCTCGGTACCGCGAGTACGTCGCCGACGCCGATGCCAAGGGAGTTATCGGACGTGGTGAACCACTGGCTCGCGCCCTTGAGAAAATCCAGCAAGGGGGCCAGCAGGCCCAAGCGTCGACTCGGCCTGTCCAACATGGCCGTGGGTCAGCCAATCGGCGCGGCCGCGGTCACGGACAGAGCAATCGCCGCTCTAGAAACGCGAACATTGATAAACAGGTGAGTGCACTCTGTATTTCCAGCCCTGACCGTGGTTTCCTCCAACAAATCGTCTCCACCCACCCCCCGATGGAGAAGCGTATCCAGCGACTCCGATCGTAG
- a CDS encoding IS6 family transposase: MARITRLSGSIDQIDVDFVEREATSRLLMKLSIHLHLAGLSLSNTVPELEKSGVQRSRKAIHDWVQKADLQPVGGKAPNQIVLDETVIRINDQQYWLYAAANPETNELLQIRLYSTATTALTQLFLQELREKHDVENAVFLVDGARHLQTALQRAGLRFQVERGGNRNSIERIFREVKRRTSSFSNYFRHVEPETAENWLQSFPTWWNSLN; the protein is encoded by the coding sequence ATGGCCAGAATCACCCGCCTCAGCGGTAGTATCGACCAGATCGACGTAGACTTTGTGGAGCGCGAAGCGACATCGCGATTGCTGATGAAACTCAGTATTCACCTGCATCTTGCTGGACTATCGCTTTCGAATACTGTTCCGGAACTTGAGAAGTCTGGTGTCCAACGCTCGCGGAAAGCAATCCACGATTGGGTACAAAAAGCCGATCTACAGCCAGTCGGCGGCAAAGCCCCGAATCAGATCGTGCTCGACGAAACAGTGATTCGAATCAACGATCAGCAGTACTGGCTGTACGCCGCAGCGAATCCGGAAACGAACGAATTACTGCAAATTCGGCTGTATTCAACGGCAACGACCGCGTTAACTCAACTGTTTCTGCAGGAACTCCGCGAGAAACACGATGTCGAAAACGCTGTGTTTCTCGTCGATGGAGCTCGACATCTCCAAACTGCGCTGCAACGAGCTGGACTCCGATTTCAGGTTGAACGCGGCGGAAATCGGAACAGCATCGAACGTATCTTCCGTGAGGTAAAACGCCGTACCTCTTCGTTCTCAAACTATTTCAGGCACGTCGAACCGGAAACAGCCGAAAATTGGCTCCAGAGTTTCCCAACATGGTGGAACTCGCTAAACTAA